A stretch of DNA from Microcebus murinus isolate Inina chromosome 17, M.murinus_Inina_mat1.0, whole genome shotgun sequence:
CATGAGAATATGTAACTTTTCTACAGCAAATCGtaacaaaaggagaagaaatagatcatttgttattgttattgtgtCAATGTGCAAAGAGTAAATTAGGAATCTGAGATCTCTCCCAGTGTGTTCTAAGTGTCTGTGGGTTTCTCATCTCCTCACAGGGATTTCACACAATGAAAGCATGCAGTTACCAccactcttcatttctttttatgcttttgaAAGCACAAGGTAATTCCAAACAACataaattgtaaaatttatattgaaatagaAACATCAGAAAATACTTTCAGGTAAAAGGGGGACTGACTACAGGAGCAAGAAAAAGAGACATCTCACTGTCTATCAGTTTGATAATCTAGGAGAGAGAAGCCGGGGTGTAAATTAAGGCAGCATGAGGGGAAGTGCAGAGGATGGACAGACACAAGCAATGTCGAAAAGACAGGACTGGATGGCTTAGCGGTTGGTTGGAACTGGGAATTATGGGGACAAGGAGCAGTCAAAAGTTATTCCCAGAACTCAATTTGAGTGAAGCCAAATAGAACCTATTTAAATTCTTAGTTAGATCATGTCCTTTCTCTCTCAGGGTCCTGACCTCATCTCCTAATACTCCCCCTTTCACTCTATGGAGTGCTGGCCACACTGGCATCCTTGCCATTCCTCCAATGGATCAAGCATGCCTCAGGTTTTACACTGGTGATCTCCAAAGCCTGGAATGTTTCTCCCTCAAGTATCTGTTTCACTAAACTCCCTCACTACCTCGAAGTGTTTGTTTAAATGTTAACTTTTCAATAAGACCTCTATCACTCTTGTTAAATGTCAACCCCCCAGCTCTCCCAATTCACCtatccctgctttatttttaatagccctTATCATATTCTACTAAATAGATAATTTAATCTTATGTATCATGCTTGTTTTCCATCATCTTGCTGAGGTTAATcttgaaagaggaaagaaaatgtggtagacGGGATAAATTTTATAGTTCACTTTTTAACAAGATGAGCTTGTGGTGTCCATGGGCGTCTAGATGGAAATACTCAGTGAGCAGTTGGATATAGTGGTCTGGAACTTACTGGAAATGTATGGAGTTAAAAGTTAGAATTCGTTTCCGCCATCTTTCCGTGCCGCCATAATGGTGCGCATGAATGTCCTGGCTGATGCTCTTAAGAGCATCAACAATGCCGAAAAGAGAGGCAAACGCCAGGTTCTTATAAGGCCGTGCTCCAAAGTCATTGTCCAGTTTCTAACTGTGATGATGAAGCATGGTTACATTGGCGAATTTGAAATCATTGATGATCACAGAGCTGGGAAAATTGTTGTGAACCTCACAGGCAGGTTAAACAAGTGTGGAGTGATCAGTCCCAGATTTGATGTGCAactcaaagatctagaaaaatggcagaataatCTGCTCCCATCCCGCCAGTTTGGTTTCATTGTATTGACAACTTCAGCTGGCATCATGGACCatgaagaagcaagaagaaaacacacaggagGGAAAATTCTGGGATTCTTTTTCTAGGGATGTAATACatacttacaaataaaatgcctcagtggaaaaaaaaaaaaaaaagttagaattcATCAACGTGCAGATTTAAGCCAGGGGTGTGAGTAATATCATTCACAAAAGCATGTGCTTTTCCAGTAAGAATTCTGGAGAACAGACAAAAGAAACTCtgtttattttaaacagaaaaaggaaCTTATTGAGCATGTATTAAGTACTTACCAACATGACTAGAGGTTGCAAAACCAGAATTGGAAAGTGGGCAGGAAGCTAGAGGACTACAGAGGCCCAAGAAACAGGGAAGTATAATGATCCTTTAGCATTACCAGATACTGATGCAAAAATATAACACTGCCCTTGCCCCTGTTTACCACCTCCAGCACTGAAAATTAACCGTCACTATTCGTCCAGCTTATACCACTTATTCAGAGACCCAAAATGAAGCATGAAGTTTGCTATATCTAGGTCACTTGTCCTTGCCCTGGCCTCTGGTATGTAGGCAAAGGGAATATCCTCTTCATCCCTGTCTTCCACCATTATTCATAAAAATGAGGATTTCCCCAAGCAAGAAGGTGGTTTGAAGGCTGAGTTGCCATATAAATCCTACACACATCTACCCCAAGGCATAAAATGAAAAGAGTAAGAAGCATGGGAGGCCAAAGATGCAAATCTGGTGCTGACTACATTGCAAAGACAAGTGGAGGCATAGGGGCCTGTGATGAAGTCTTAGAAAGAACGGTATATAAAATTGGGAAGTAAACAAGAGAAAAGGATTAAcgtaggaaaaaagaaataacttcaAGAAGTAGTCAACAATTGCAAATGCCATAGGGAGTTCAAGGAAGATAAATACTGGGAAGTGAttgttagatttctctttatAAGAAAAGTTTCAGTGgaataaatacaaacagaaatcAGAATTCAATGGTCCAAGAAGTAAAAAGGATGTAAAGAAAAGACAATGAATGTAAACATCAAGAAGTTTTCTATCTTTCATCTTGATCTTGATGCCCGTCATGGTCAATTGCACCTTAAATTCCTGACTCCTTTGTTCAAGTGTGTTTCTGAAACAAAAACTCTGCACCACACTACATCAAGCAAACATCATCTCTCCTGCTATTGTCTGAATatctgtgtccccccaaaaattCCCATGTTGAAAATCTAATgaccaaggtgatagtattaggaggtgaagcttttaagaggtgattagatcacAACAGTGGAGCCCTTTGATTGGGATTAGTGCCATGACAAAAGAGATGCTGAGGACTAGCTGGTCTCTTTCACCATGTgcagacacagcaagaagatgccATGTATGAACCAGGAAGAGtatctcaccagacaccaaatatgCCAGCAACTTGCTCTTGGACTTAccagcttccaaaactgtgagaaacatGTGTTTGTTTATAAGTCACCCATTTTACAGCATTGTGTTATAGCAGCCCAGGTGGACTACAAGACCTTCTGATTGTCATCAATTTAACTTCCACAACCAAATGATTCTTTTGTTTAGACAGAGGATGTGTAGATACTATtgacaaaaaggaataaagtccCCACTCAAGTGCAATTGTTCCCTAAATGTCCAAATTAATAACTCTTTGATTATACTTTGGAGAGGTCACAACCTTCAGCAAATAGAGTTCATAATAACATACAATAATgtatgtacagttgacccttaatCAGTAAGGGTTTGAATGATGCAGGTCCACTTAtatatggattttcttctgcctttgccacctctgagacagcaaaaccaagcccttttcttcctcctccacctcagCCTACTTATTGTGAGACGGTTGAGAAAGAAGACTTTTATGATAATTCCactttcatttattgaatagtaaatatattgtctcttccttttgatttttataataacatcTTTTCTCTAGCccactttattgtaagaatacagtatataatacatataatgtttaaaattgtgTTAATCAACTATTtg
This window harbors:
- the LOC142861615 gene encoding small ribosomal subunit protein uS8-like encodes the protein MVRMNVLADALKSINNAEKRGKRQVLIRPCSKVIVQFLTVMMKHGYIGEFEIIDDHRAGKIVVNLTGRLNKCGVISPRFDVQLKDLEKWQNNLLPSRQFGFIVLTTSAGIMDHEEARRKHTGGKILGFFF